One stretch of Kogia breviceps isolate mKogBre1 chromosome 18, mKogBre1 haplotype 1, whole genome shotgun sequence DNA includes these proteins:
- the HERPUD1 gene encoding homocysteine-responsive endoplasmic reticulum-resident ubiquitin-like domain member 1 protein isoform X1, with translation MEPEPVTLLVKSPNQRHRDLELSGDRSWSVSRLKAHLSRVYPERPRPEDQRLIYSGKLLLDHQCLRDLLPKQENRHVLHLVCSVKSPSKMPEASAKVAESIGQPAGLNQGQSPGDSSSDGLRQREVVRNPSPSGWENISRPEAAQPAFQGLGPGFSGYTTYGWLQLSWFQQIYARQYYMQYLAATAASGAFVPSPSAQEIPVVSAPAPAPIHNQFPAENQPANQNAAPQVVVNPGANQNLRMNAQGGPIVEEDDEINRDWLDWTYSAATFSVFLSILYFYSSLSRFLMVMGATVVLYLHHVGWFPFRQRPVQNFPNDGPPQEAANQDPNNNFQEDPDPEIADPNRLPPDRDVVDDEQTSPSFMSTAWLVFKTFFASLLPEGPPAIAN, from the exons ATGGAGCCCGAGCCCGTCACGCTCCTGGTGAAGAGCCCCAACCAGCGCCACCGCGACTTGGAGCTGAGCGGCGACCGCAGCTGGAGCGTGAGCCGCCTCAAGGCCCATCTGAGCCGCGTCTACCCCGAGCGCCCG CGTCCAGAAGACCAGAGGTTAATTTATTCTGGGAAGCTGTTGTTGGATCACCAGTGTCTCAGGGACTTGCTTCCAAAG CAGGAAAACCGGCATGTTTTGCATCTGGTGTGCAGTGTGAAGAGTCCTTCCAAAATGCCAGAAGCCAGCGCAAAG GTTGCTGAATCCATAGGGCAGCCCGCTGGTCTTAATCAGGGACAGTCTCCTGGGGATTCCTCAAGTGACGGTTTAAGGCAAAGGGAGGTTGTTCGGAACCCTTCTCCCTCTGGATGGGAGAATATCTCGAG GCCTGAAGCTGCCCAGCCGGCGTTCCAAGGCCTGGGGCCTGGTTTCTCAGGCTACACAACCTATGGGTGGCTGCAGCTCTCCTGGTTCCAGCAGATATACGCACGGCAGTACTACATGCAGTA cttagCAGCCACTGCTGCATCAGGGGCTTTTGTTCCCTCGCCAAGTGCACAAGAGATACCTGTGGTCTCTGCGCCTGCTCCAGCGCCTATCCACAACCAGTTTCCAGCTGAAAACCAGCCTGCCAATCAGAATGCTGCTCCTCAAGTGGTGGTTAATCCTGGGGCCAATCAGAATTTGAGGATGAATGCACAGGGTGGCCCTATTGTGGAAGAAGATGATGAGATAAATCGAGATTGGTTGGATTGGACCTATTCAGCAGCTACGTTTTCCGTTTTTCTCAGTATCCTCTACTTCTACTCTTCCCTGAGCAGATTCCTCATGGTCATGGGGGCCACCGTTGTTCTGTACCT GCATCATGTCGGGTGGTTTCCATTTCGACAGAGGCCAGTTCAGAACTTCCCGAATGATGGTCCTCCTCAGGAAGCTGCAAATCAGGACCCCAACAATAACTTCCAG GAAGACCCTGATCCTGAAATTGCAGACCCCAACCGCCTCCCTCCAGACAGAGACGTAGTAGATGACGAGCAGACCAGCCCTTCTTTTATGAGCACAGCCTGGCTCGTCTTCAAGACTTTCTTTGCCTCTCTTCTTCCAGAAGGCCCCCCAGCCATAGCAAACTGA
- the HERPUD1 gene encoding homocysteine-responsive endoplasmic reticulum-resident ubiquitin-like domain member 1 protein isoform X2 codes for MEPEPVTLLVKSPNQRHRDLELSGDRSWSVSRLKAHLSRVYPERPRPEDQRLIYSGKLLLDHQCLRDLLPKQENRHVLHLVCSVKSPSKMPEASAKVAESIGQPAGLNQGQSPGDSSSDGLRQREVVRNPSPSGWENISSLAATAASGAFVPSPSAQEIPVVSAPAPAPIHNQFPAENQPANQNAAPQVVVNPGANQNLRMNAQGGPIVEEDDEINRDWLDWTYSAATFSVFLSILYFYSSLSRFLMVMGATVVLYLHHVGWFPFRQRPVQNFPNDGPPQEAANQDPNNNFQEDPDPEIADPNRLPPDRDVVDDEQTSPSFMSTAWLVFKTFFASLLPEGPPAIAN; via the exons ATGGAGCCCGAGCCCGTCACGCTCCTGGTGAAGAGCCCCAACCAGCGCCACCGCGACTTGGAGCTGAGCGGCGACCGCAGCTGGAGCGTGAGCCGCCTCAAGGCCCATCTGAGCCGCGTCTACCCCGAGCGCCCG CGTCCAGAAGACCAGAGGTTAATTTATTCTGGGAAGCTGTTGTTGGATCACCAGTGTCTCAGGGACTTGCTTCCAAAG CAGGAAAACCGGCATGTTTTGCATCTGGTGTGCAGTGTGAAGAGTCCTTCCAAAATGCCAGAAGCCAGCGCAAAG GTTGCTGAATCCATAGGGCAGCCCGCTGGTCTTAATCAGGGACAGTCTCCTGGGGATTCCTCAAGTGACGGTTTAAGGCAAAGGGAGGTTGTTCGGAACCCTTCTCCCTCTGGATGGGAGAATATCTCGAG cttagCAGCCACTGCTGCATCAGGGGCTTTTGTTCCCTCGCCAAGTGCACAAGAGATACCTGTGGTCTCTGCGCCTGCTCCAGCGCCTATCCACAACCAGTTTCCAGCTGAAAACCAGCCTGCCAATCAGAATGCTGCTCCTCAAGTGGTGGTTAATCCTGGGGCCAATCAGAATTTGAGGATGAATGCACAGGGTGGCCCTATTGTGGAAGAAGATGATGAGATAAATCGAGATTGGTTGGATTGGACCTATTCAGCAGCTACGTTTTCCGTTTTTCTCAGTATCCTCTACTTCTACTCTTCCCTGAGCAGATTCCTCATGGTCATGGGGGCCACCGTTGTTCTGTACCT GCATCATGTCGGGTGGTTTCCATTTCGACAGAGGCCAGTTCAGAACTTCCCGAATGATGGTCCTCCTCAGGAAGCTGCAAATCAGGACCCCAACAATAACTTCCAG GAAGACCCTGATCCTGAAATTGCAGACCCCAACCGCCTCCCTCCAGACAGAGACGTAGTAGATGACGAGCAGACCAGCCCTTCTTTTATGAGCACAGCCTGGCTCGTCTTCAAGACTTTCTTTGCCTCTCTTCTTCCAGAAGGCCCCCCAGCCATAGCAAACTGA
- the HERPUD1 gene encoding homocysteine-responsive endoplasmic reticulum-resident ubiquitin-like domain member 1 protein isoform X3, which yields MEPEPVTLLVKSPNQRHRDLELSGDRSWSVSRLKAHLSRVYPERPRPEDQRLIYSGKLLLDHQCLRDLLPKQENRHVLHLVCSVKSPSKMPEASAKVAESIGQPAGLNQGQSPGDSSSDGLRQREVVRNPSPSGWENISRPEAAQPAFQGLGPGFSGYTTYGWLQLSWFQQIYARQYYMQYLAATAASGAFVPSPSAQEIPVVSAPAPAPIHNQFPAENQPANQNAAPQVVVNPGANQNLRMNAQGGPIVEEDDEINRDWLDWTYSAATFSVFLSILYFYSSLSRFLMVMGATVVLYLKTLILKLQTPTASLQTET from the exons ATGGAGCCCGAGCCCGTCACGCTCCTGGTGAAGAGCCCCAACCAGCGCCACCGCGACTTGGAGCTGAGCGGCGACCGCAGCTGGAGCGTGAGCCGCCTCAAGGCCCATCTGAGCCGCGTCTACCCCGAGCGCCCG CGTCCAGAAGACCAGAGGTTAATTTATTCTGGGAAGCTGTTGTTGGATCACCAGTGTCTCAGGGACTTGCTTCCAAAG CAGGAAAACCGGCATGTTTTGCATCTGGTGTGCAGTGTGAAGAGTCCTTCCAAAATGCCAGAAGCCAGCGCAAAG GTTGCTGAATCCATAGGGCAGCCCGCTGGTCTTAATCAGGGACAGTCTCCTGGGGATTCCTCAAGTGACGGTTTAAGGCAAAGGGAGGTTGTTCGGAACCCTTCTCCCTCTGGATGGGAGAATATCTCGAG GCCTGAAGCTGCCCAGCCGGCGTTCCAAGGCCTGGGGCCTGGTTTCTCAGGCTACACAACCTATGGGTGGCTGCAGCTCTCCTGGTTCCAGCAGATATACGCACGGCAGTACTACATGCAGTA cttagCAGCCACTGCTGCATCAGGGGCTTTTGTTCCCTCGCCAAGTGCACAAGAGATACCTGTGGTCTCTGCGCCTGCTCCAGCGCCTATCCACAACCAGTTTCCAGCTGAAAACCAGCCTGCCAATCAGAATGCTGCTCCTCAAGTGGTGGTTAATCCTGGGGCCAATCAGAATTTGAGGATGAATGCACAGGGTGGCCCTATTGTGGAAGAAGATGATGAGATAAATCGAGATTGGTTGGATTGGACCTATTCAGCAGCTACGTTTTCCGTTTTTCTCAGTATCCTCTACTTCTACTCTTCCCTGAGCAGATTCCTCATGGTCATGGGGGCCACCGTTGTTCTGTACCT GAAGACCCTGATCCTGAAATTGCAGACCCCAACCGCCTCCCTCCAGACAGAGACGTAG